The uncultured Paludibaculum sp. sequence TCCGGCGTGTCAACGAAGGCACCCCGATCTCGCTGCCATGATAGACTAGCCTGCCGTGAGCCTCTTCGACTGGAACAGCGTCCCGCGCGAGGCAATGACGCCTCTGTTGACCCGCCAGGTGATCCACACTTCACTGATGACCGTGGCCCGGTTGGAAATGAAGGCCGGCGCCGTGGTTCCGGTGCATGCGCACCACAATGAGCAGATCACGACCGTCCAGAGTGGTTGCCTGCGGTTCCTGCTGGAGAACGGCCCCCTGCTGGTGACAGCCGGACAGGTGCTGACGCTGGCTCCGCACGAGACGCACGGAGTGGAGGTCGTGGAAGACAGTGTCGCCATCGACTTCTTCACGCCGCGCCGGGAGGATTGGATCACAGGCGACGATGCGTACTTGCGCGGGGGCAGCCAGGGTTAGCGGAGCGGATAGACCCAGCGCGGCCCTTCGGGTGTGAGAGCGATCACGTTGTCGCGGTCGTTGAGGAGCTTCAGCACACGGATGCCCTTCGCGATGGTTGTACGGTGCCAGGCCGTGCCTTCGAGCGACTCCAGCACGACTCCGCCAGCGTGACCGATGAACACACCCCGCGGATGGACGAGGATGGCGCGTGGTTCGTCGAGGGGCTCCAGCCGATGCTCGATCCAGAGCTGTTTGCGGTCGGGCGGCGGTTGGTAGGCCACAATGCGGCCCGGCCTGGCGGAGGTCTCCGCCCAGAAGAGCCAATCATCCTTCCACATGCCGAACGCGGCCAGGGCGGCGCCGGGCGTCTCGTGAAAGATGTTGATGGCGTAGAGACGCCAGTCGACGTCAAGCTTGCCCGGATTCCGCACCCAGTAGTTCCCCAGAAAGAGATCGGGCAAGCCGTCGTGATCGACGTCGTGGGTCAGCATGCCCCCTTGCTTGGAGGCGGTGTAGATGGAGTAGATCTCCTTGTACTCAAAACCGGGAAAGAGATAGAAGCGGAGCTGCGAGTTGAAGTGGGGCACCAGTACGCCACGGCGGCCGTCGAGGGTGAACTCCAGGCAATCGTGGAAATCGGTCTCCTTCTCGACAACGCGGGCCCGCCACGAAGGCGCCTTGAGCCAAACCATTGGGCCGGTTCCGGGGTGTTGTTGCACCAGCAGGTCGTCCTGGCCGTCGCCATCGACGTCGGCGATGCAGCCGGCGGATCCGAAGTTCGTTTTGTCCTGGAGAAGCTCGGGCTTGCTTCCATCCAGCGGCCATAGCTGGAGCTGCGAGCCCCAGGTCAGGATGGCCGGCCGGGGATGGGTTACCATCGCGCCGCCCCGGATCTGGGCCGGCAGCGGCGCGATGAAGAGGAGAGCTAGTGGCAGCCCTTGCAGGTGAATTTTCGTCCGTGGCAGGAGGCACACTCCGTCTTGGCCATTTCCTTGCTTGAGTGTTTGTCACCGAAGTCGGCCGTGTGCGACGTGGGGCGGAAGTTCGGGACTGTGGCAACATGGCACTTTTCGCACGACTCGGGCGGGTTGATCTTGTTGTGGCAGACCAGGCAGTCGGACATCTCCGGGTAGTGCGCCTTGACGACTTTGTCGTGCGGCACGTTCTCACTCTCGGCGATGCCCCGGTGGCAACCGGTGCAGGCATCCTTGGCGGCCGCGAGCTCGGCAGCACCGGGCGGATGAGACCCGACGTACGTCCCGTTCTTCACCGCCGCCGCGATGACGGGCGCGATGGAGCCCATGGGGACGTGCTTGGCGTGGTTGAACTTCTGGACACCGATGGGCCGCGGCTCACCGATCTCGACTTCATCGTGACAGGTGACGCAGGCACTCTTGTCGGGCAGGTTGTTGTCTTCCGCCTTAGTGGACGCAGTGGCGGTGGTGTGGCAGTTCTCGCAGGACGCAACCTGCGTAAGGTGATATTTGTGCGAAAACGGCCGTTTCGGGGCGGCCATGACTGTGGCCACCCCACAGACGGCGAGCAGGATCGTTATTTTGCGTAAGTAATTTTCCAAAGCTTATTGCCTCCATCCTCGGAGACCAGGAGGCTGCCGTCCTTTGCCGGAAGCAGACCGACGGGCCGGCCCCACACCTCTTTAGAGTTGGGGTCGGTCATGAATCCGCTGAGGAATTCCTCCTGCGGACCCGAGGGCTTGCCGTTCTTGAAAGGTATGAAAACGACGGAATAGCCGGCGCGCGACGCACGGTTGGATGAACCGTGAAACGCGAGGAAGGCACCACCCTGGTACTTTTTCGGAAATTGTTTACCCGTGTAGAAACGCGCGTCCAATACGGCAACGTGCGACGGGGTAAGAATGATGTCGGGCACGATCGTCCTGGCGACCAGATCGGGCCGCTGGCCCTTGTTGCGGGGCTCTTCATTGGGTCCGATATAGGCATAGGGCCAGCCATAAAATGCCCCGGGCTGGATGGCGGTGTAGTAGTCGGGAACGAGGTCGTCACCGAGTCCGTCGCGTTCCTGGACAGCCGCCCACAGCTGGCCTGAGGCAGGATTCCAGTCCAGTCCAACCGGGTTGCGGATGCCACCAGCTACGACTTCGCGTTGCGTGCCATCGGGCCGGTAGCGGAGGATGGCGGCGCGGTATTCGGGGTCGCCCGGCGTGATGTTGGAGCGGGAGCCGATGCCCATGTAGAGCGACTCGCCCTTCCTGTCGAAGAGCAGGGTGCGTGTCCAGTGGCCTTGGCCTTCGCCCTTCAACGGGATGATCTCTTCGACCGCGGAGAGCTCCAGCTTGGCCGAATCGTACTTGTAGCGTTTGATGGACGTGGCTTCGGCAATGTACAAGTAGCCCTTCCAAGTGGCGAGACCAAAGGGGCGATCGAGATCCCCGATCAGCTTCTTCTTCTCGTCGTCACTGATCCTGCCGTCCTTGTTGCGGTCGGTCAGCGCGTACACGGCGCCTTTCGCAACACTGTCGGAGACGAGTACTTCGCCGCCGGGCCCAGTGATCATGTAGCGCGGTTTGGCGAAGCCGGAGGCAAATTCGGAGACCTGGAAGCCGGCAGGTACTTTCAACGAAACGCCGTCCGGCTGCTTCACGACCTTGGGGCCGTTACTGGCGGAAGGCGTATCGTAAGGCGCGGGCAGTTTCGGGGGATCGGCGGCGACCGCAGTGGTTCCCAGCACCGCAGCCGCAATCATCAGGAGAGCAGGAAATTGCATCTCTGCCATTCTACAGGGCGATCCCATCCTACGAGTGATTGGCGTGGTTCCCGCCGCCAAGGCTACTTCTTGTAGGAGATGCGCCAGATTTTGTTACCGCCGTCATCAGTGACGAGCAGGCTGCCGTCAGTCATCGGGAGCAAGCCGACGGGCCGGCCCCAGACGTCCTTGGAGCTGGGATCGGTCATGAAGCCGGTGAGGAAGTCTTCGCGTGGACCACTGGGCTTCCCATCTTTAAATGGAACGAAGGCCACGGAGTAGCCGATGCGCTGGGCCCGGTTCCATGAGCCGTGGAAGGCAAGGAAGGCGCCGCCCTGATACTTGGCTGGGAACATTTTACCGGTGTAGAAACGAGCGTCGAGCACGGCAACGTGGGCAGGCAGAACGACGTCGGGGACAATGGTCTTGGCGACGAGATCGGGCTTCTGGCCCTTGTTGCGCGGATCTTCGTTCGGCCCAATGTAGGAGTAGGGCCAACCGTAGAAGCCGCCAGGCTTGATGGAGGTGAAGTAGTCGGGGACGAGGTCGTCGCCGAGCCCGTCACGCTCCTGCACGGCCGCCCAGAGTGTGTCGGTGCCGGGATACAGAGCAAGGCCGATGGGGTTGCGCGTCCCGGTGGCGATGATTTCGCGGCCGCTGCCGTCCGGGCTGTAGCGCGAGATGGTGGCTCGGATCGGCGGCTCGCCGGGCGAGACGTTGGATTTGGAGCCTACACCTACGTAGAACTTGTCACCGGCGCGGTTGAAGAGGATGCTGCGGGTCCAATGGCCCTGATCTGCGTCGCTGAGGGAGACGACCTCTTCCCCAGGACCCAATTTCAGGGCTTTGGAATCGTACTTGTACCGCTTGATGGAAGTGACTTCGCCAATGTAGAGGTAGTCCTTCCAGATGGCGAGGCCGAACGGGCGGTAGAGCTTGTCGACAAGGCGAACCTTCTCGTCCTCGGAGATCTTGCCGTCTTTGTTCTTGTCGACCAGGGCGAAGACGCCGCCCTGGCGGCCGCTCTCGGTGAGCAGGATCTCGCTTGAAGGGCCGTAAATCATGTAGCGAGGCGTTGAGAAGCCGGTGGCGTACTCCTCAATGGAGAATCCAGCGGGCACGGTGAGTCTGGCACCGTCCGGACGATCGACGACGCGAGGAGCGTTGGACGCGGAAGGGGTGTGGTAGGGTGACGGCAGTTTGGGCGGATCGGCAGCCGCAGCCGCGGCGGATGCGCCCAGGGCTACCGCTAGCAGAACCAGAGGGGAAGTCGTCATTACCTGCATTGTAGCGGAGGCACGGCGAACGACCCTGGGAAGGGCACCTGGCTTGCCAGGTCGAAACAAAAGGCGAAACAAGGAGCGCCAGTGAATAATTTCCACACGAGATGCAGAGCTGATATGCAGTTCTGGACGAGTGAAAGAGAATCCACATGAAAGTGACCCTCCGCTCATAGGTTCGCTCTGAGTTGTCGCTCTGAGCTGGGCCCCGCGTTCACAATTGTGACCTTGAGGTTGCCTTCGGCTTGGTTCGGCTGAGCCAAGAGGCACACCAATTGCGGAATCGAAGCGGATACCTCCGAGAGAACTCGGGAAGGGCTGAACCAGGAGACAGTCCCCGTCGGCCGATCCGCAGTCCGATTCCCAAGTGAGCGTCCGAGCAAGTGATCACGACTGAAGGTTTTTCGAGCGCGGTCAGGTGGCGGCTACATAGCCAACGTGCCCTGCATCACCCGCACACAATACCCGCCAACCCGGACTTCGTGAATCCGGTTGCCCGACTTCACCGCGCTGACGTGAAGTTCGCCCGGGCGCTTCATTTCGATCCCCTGCTCGAAGCGGATGCGCGTGCCTGACTCCACGAGCCCGTGGAGCACCAGCCAGGCGATCGCGCAGCCGGCGGCCGACCCAGTGGCCGGGTCTTCCTGCGCGGCACTGGGCTTACGGGCGTGCAGAAACGCACCCGGAGTTTCCACTTCGCGCGTCATCACATAGAATCCGCGCTGCTTGTCGCCCTCCGCGAAATACGCTCGCGCGTCGTTCCAGTTCACCTTCAGGCGGCGGATGGCATCCAGGGAACGGAGCATGACCAACAGATTCGGCCGGCCGGTGGAGACGTTCTGGATGGGCAGGCTGGTGTCGAGATCCTCGACGTGCAAGCCGAGTAGCGGCGCGATACGGGCGGGTTGGTGGGTTTCGGCGAAGACCGGCTCGGCTTGGAGCATGTCGCCAAACACCCGCCCGTCAGGCTGCCGGGTAAACGTGACGGGAACGGGGCCGACACCAAGGTCGAGCTTGACGTTGTCACCGACTCGATCCCGCAGCAGGCAGGCCGTGCCGAGCGCCGGGTGCCCCCCAAACGGAATTTCCTGTTCGCGTGTGAAGATGCGCACCTTTACGCCTTGCTTCGTCTCCGTGGCCTGGTCGCGAGGCAGGACGAAGGTCGTCTCGGAGAGGTTCATTTCGCGGGCGATGCGCTGCATCTCCGCATCGCTGAGGCCGCGGGCATCGGGAAATACGGCCAGTTGATTGCCGCTGAGAGGTTGCGTGGTGAAGACGTCCCACCATTCAAAAGCAAACGTGCGTACGGGGGCGTTGGCTGACATGGAAGTGAGGGCCGAGAGGGTGTGAAACTCGCGCCGGGAGAGCATAAGAGAGTCTCTCCATTCTGCCATCCCGGAGCGAGGAAGAAGCCCGCCGGCTTCCCAACCGGACTACAACAGCCCGAGCTCGATCAACGCCGCCCGGACGGAAGCCCGCTGTTCGTCTTCCAGCGGCGCGAAGGGCTCAGTGAGGACGCCGGAGCAAACACCGGCGAGTTCGAGGGCGCATTTCATGCCGCGCAAATACCCGGCCGGCCCGTAGATTTTGTCGCTGAGGCGGAGAATGGTCGCCTGTAGTGACCGCGCCTCTCCTGCTTTGCCTTCCCTTGCCGCCCGGCAAGTATCGACATAGAGCTTGGGGTACAGGTTCGCGCCGCCCGAAACCCCGCCGGCAGCGCCAGCCAGTACTGCGTCTGCCAGCATTTCCTCGGGCCCCATGAGCACAGCGAAGTCCGAACGATCGCGGTAGTCCTCGATCAGGCCCGAGAAGTATGGCCAATCCCCGGAGCTGTCTTTGATGCCCAGGCAATTTGGATGGTGGCTGAGAACTCGCGCAGTCGAACGCTCAAAGGTATTCCGGGTGTGGCTGGGAATGTTGTAGAGGAAGAACGGTAGCGGCAGGGCATCGACCAGCCGCAGACTGTAGCGGAGCAGTTCCTCCTGCGAGAGCGGGTAGTAGTAGGGTGGAGCGAAGACTACGGCGGTGGCGCCGCAGTCCG is a genomic window containing:
- a CDS encoding cupin domain-containing protein, which codes for MSLFDWNSVPREAMTPLLTRQVIHTSLMTVARLEMKAGAVVPVHAHHNEQITTVQSGCLRFLLENGPLLVTAGQVLTLAPHETHGVEVVEDSVAIDFFTPRREDWITGDDAYLRGGSQG
- a CDS encoding FG-GAP repeat protein; protein product: MCLLPRTKIHLQGLPLALLFIAPLPAQIRGGAMVTHPRPAILTWGSQLQLWPLDGSKPELLQDKTNFGSAGCIADVDGDGQDDLLVQQHPGTGPMVWLKAPSWRARVVEKETDFHDCLEFTLDGRRGVLVPHFNSQLRFYLFPGFEYKEIYSIYTASKQGGMLTHDVDHDGLPDLFLGNYWVRNPGKLDVDWRLYAINIFHETPGAALAAFGMWKDDWLFWAETSARPGRIVAYQPPPDRKQLWIEHRLEPLDEPRAILVHPRGVFIGHAGGVVLESLEGTAWHRTTIAKGIRVLKLLNDRDNVIALTPEGPRWVYPLR
- a CDS encoding PQQ-dependent sugar dehydrogenase, translated to MQFPALLMIAAAVLGTTAVAADPPKLPAPYDTPSASNGPKVVKQPDGVSLKVPAGFQVSEFASGFAKPRYMITGPGGEVLVSDSVAKGAVYALTDRNKDGRISDDEKKKLIGDLDRPFGLATWKGYLYIAEATSIKRYKYDSAKLELSAVEEIIPLKGEGQGHWTRTLLFDRKGESLYMGIGSRSNITPGDPEYRAAILRYRPDGTQREVVAGGIRNPVGLDWNPASGQLWAAVQERDGLGDDLVPDYYTAIQPGAFYGWPYAYIGPNEEPRNKGQRPDLVARTIVPDIILTPSHVAVLDARFYTGKQFPKKYQGGAFLAFHGSSNRASRAGYSVVFIPFKNGKPSGPQEEFLSGFMTDPNSKEVWGRPVGLLPAKDGSLLVSEDGGNKLWKITYAK
- a CDS encoding PQQ-dependent sugar dehydrogenase, whose translation is MTTSPLVLLAVALGASAAAAAADPPKLPSPYHTPSASNAPRVVDRPDGARLTVPAGFSIEEYATGFSTPRYMIYGPSSEILLTESGRQGGVFALVDKNKDGKISEDEKVRLVDKLYRPFGLAIWKDYLYIGEVTSIKRYKYDSKALKLGPGEEVVSLSDADQGHWTRSILFNRAGDKFYVGVGSKSNVSPGEPPIRATISRYSPDGSGREIIATGTRNPIGLALYPGTDTLWAAVQERDGLGDDLVPDYFTSIKPGGFYGWPYSYIGPNEDPRNKGQKPDLVAKTIVPDVVLPAHVAVLDARFYTGKMFPAKYQGGAFLAFHGSWNRAQRIGYSVAFVPFKDGKPSGPREDFLTGFMTDPSSKDVWGRPVGLLPMTDGSLLVTDDGGNKIWRISYKK
- a CDS encoding PhzF family phenazine biosynthesis protein; protein product: MLSRREFHTLSALTSMSANAPVRTFAFEWWDVFTTQPLSGNQLAVFPDARGLSDAEMQRIAREMNLSETTFVLPRDQATETKQGVKVRIFTREQEIPFGGHPALGTACLLRDRVGDNVKLDLGVGPVPVTFTRQPDGRVFGDMLQAEPVFAETHQPARIAPLLGLHVEDLDTSLPIQNVSTGRPNLLVMLRSLDAIRRLKVNWNDARAYFAEGDKQRGFYVMTREVETPGAFLHARKPSAAQEDPATGSAAGCAIAWLVLHGLVESGTRIRFEQGIEMKRPGELHVSAVKSGNRIHEVRVGGYCVRVMQGTLAM
- a CDS encoding dihydrodipicolinate synthase family protein, producing MPDNHLYNGIIPPLVTPLLESERLDVGGLERLIERAVAGGVDGFFLLGTTGEAPNLSHRLQREFIKQAIELIDGRKPALIGITDCCLTEALDLSRYGADCGATAVVFAPPYYYPLSQEELLRYSLRLVDALPLPFFLYNIPSHTRNTFERSTARVLSHHPNCLGIKDSSGDWPYFSGLIEDYRDRSDFAVLMGPEEMLADAVLAGAAGGVSGGANLYPKLYVDTCRAAREGKAGEARSLQATILRLSDKIYGPAGYLRGMKCALELAGVCSGVLTEPFAPLEDEQRASVRAALIELGLL